The Schistocerca gregaria isolate iqSchGreg1 chromosome 4, iqSchGreg1.2, whole genome shotgun sequence genome contains a region encoding:
- the LOC126268185 gene encoding uncharacterized protein LOC126268185 isoform X3 produces MPQMMENPAFERDGSVAGSSGVAAVRSVELGAVEAPPPSNGVVCTDLCRTQLPPQPNKQPPSPWNRLKTVFLATIIAILVVWVIVFTTLSQLGYF; encoded by the coding sequence ATGGAGAACCCGGCTTTCGAGCGGGACGGGTCGGTGGCCGGAAGCAGCGGCGTCGCGGCGGTGCGCAGCGTGGAGCTGGGGGCCGTGGAGGCGCCGCCCCCTAGCAACGGCGTCGTCTGCACCGACCTGTGCCGCACGCAGCTGCCGCCGCAGCCGAACAAGCAGCCGCCCAGCCCCTGGAACCGCCTCAAGACCGTCTTCCTCGCCACCATCATCGCCATACTCGTCGTCTGGGTCATCGTCTTCACCACCCTCAGCCAACTAGGCTACTTCTAG